A window of Ignavibacterium sp. contains these coding sequences:
- the sufC gene encoding Fe-S cluster assembly ATPase SufC — translation MLLEIKNLHASIDGNEILKGIDLKVDAGEVHAIMGPNGSGKSTLASVLAGKEEYEVTEGEIWYNGKNLLELSPEDRAREGVFLAFQYPVEIPGVSNTNLLKTAVNEIRKYRGEEELDAMEFLELLKEKSKLVELDQKFLSRSVNEGFSGGEKKRNEIFQMAVLNPKLAILDETDSGLDIDALRIVANGVNKLRSKENAIIVVTHYQRLLNYIVPDFVHVLYKGKIVKSGGKELALELEEKGYDWIKNGKSEVTV, via the coding sequence ATGTTATTAGAAATAAAAAATTTACACGCAAGCATTGATGGCAATGAAATCTTAAAAGGAATTGACCTTAAAGTCGATGCTGGTGAAGTTCATGCGATTATGGGTCCAAATGGTTCTGGTAAATCAACTCTTGCATCAGTACTCGCAGGAAAAGAAGAATATGAGGTAACTGAAGGTGAAATCTGGTATAACGGAAAGAACTTGCTTGAACTTTCACCGGAAGACAGAGCAAGAGAAGGAGTGTTTCTTGCATTTCAGTATCCGGTTGAAATTCCGGGTGTAAGTAATACGAATCTTTTGAAGACCGCAGTAAACGAAATAAGAAAATACCGTGGTGAAGAAGAACTTGATGCGATGGAGTTTTTAGAATTACTTAAAGAGAAAAGCAAACTCGTTGAACTCGATCAAAAATTTTTAAGCAGATCTGTTAACGAAGGATTTTCCGGTGGAGAGAAAAAACGGAATGAAATTTTCCAGATGGCAGTATTAAATCCGAAGCTCGCAATCCTTGATGAAACAGATTCGGGTTTGGATATTGACGCATTAAGAATTGTTGCAAATGGAGTAAATAAACTTCGTTCGAAGGAGAATGCGATTATAGTTGTAACTCACTATCAGAGATTACTTAACTACATTGTTCCTGATTTTGTTCATGTTCTTTACAAGGGTAAGATTGTTAAATCCGGAGGAAAAGAACTTGCATTAGAGCTCGAAGAAAAAGGATATGACTGGATTAAAAACGGTAAATCAGAAGTAACTGTTTAA